In Arachis hypogaea cultivar Tifrunner chromosome 7, arahy.Tifrunner.gnm2.J5K5, whole genome shotgun sequence, the genomic window TgattaatcaaaattcaattaatcatATCCTTATACATTCAAATACCAGAAACTTTTACTTAACTAATATTATTAAATCTACCAAATTCGTAATTATAGTTTTTATATTACAATTTTCCTTAGTCATTGATGTGCATTGATGACTTTTGTTACAGTCTTGCACATGCTCTATTAACTACTTATTAATACTGATACTAATATAAAACCTTTAAGTTTTACACTAATGACGTCTCTACAAATCTCTATTATGAAAATATGTGTGTTCTAAGTACCAAaagaataactaaataaaataaactaaatcttataatattaaatagataaaacaaccaacactaataattatttatgtttaacCTAACAccgtaaaatatttaatatatggaTTCTTACGTTAAATTTATTGATTATAATTAAAATCTTGAAAATTTATCATAATTGTAATTTAtgatattagataaaaattttagaaatataatatatttcgaaatgtaaaaaataaatttgatttaacaggataagattaggtaattttaaaaacttaaacTTTTAAAATGAATGATTTTAtgttaaagataaaaattttaattcatagaTAAATATTAATCAATCTATTTCTCATATACAATTTTTTGTATATAATGattttacataaatataaaaaaaataacaattaataacttaataaaacctaataaaaataatatataaaatatacgtTATTTAAAATAactcctaaaaaaataaaatttattatttatatataaacttttatatgtatattacattgaataacaaactaaaaaaaaacaatattatGGGATAACCCGCGTGAAGCGCGGGGAACACACTAGTTTGGATTATGAGAGAGGAATGAAGAGGATAATAACAAGGCAAAGGCTATGGTATGGACACCAGAAAATATCCGGACGTATGGATGCCATGTGTATATCTTCATTGCACGACACGTGCGGTGTCACATGGACATGGGAAGTCAACATGCACAGAATTTTTCTGAcacaagaaggaaagaaaagtgcTTTTCAGATATGGGTCATTAATGTTGGAGAGGATTAATTGTTAATGTGTGATTGTTAATGGAAGGATGTAGTTAAATAATTTTTGGAGAACACATTTGGTGGGCCAATTGGATTTTTCAATAGTGTTGGGCTGTGCATGTTGAGCATTATTTTTTACTGAAGAATTGTTTTTGTTgacatttttttaaatgaaacagTAGTCAAAGTGAGCTTTATTCACGCCGACCCAATAacgaagaaaaaataaatatgagtgAAAATAACAAATTGGGTTGGAGACAATAGGATCTTTAATTTAGATTAAGAAAATATCGTTGTAAATTAAGAAAAAGAGTAAAGGAGAACATATTCATCAAGAACATTTGAAGGGAAGAAAACGTGGGAACCCTAGCCGTGATACTCGGATGGTGCAATAATTGGAGTGTAGATGTCATCGTCCCTAAAAGATATAGGATAATAGGGTATTCATCAGCTAGCCAGTACCGAAGGGGCTCTCATACACGATTGGAGTCTAGCGCGATTGGTATGTTCTGGTACCTTTATCTATAGGAAGTTGTAGGGTGAAATTTAGCGGCTAGTGATTATTATTCAATTCCTAGTGGTTTCTCGCTGATGTTTATAAATCCCTTATTCGATTTAAATTGGGTGTTGAATTGTGGCCTGTATGTTTCGAGTTATGGATTTTGATGAATATTAAATATTTAGCAATGTTAGTCCTGTTCTTGTCGGCAGTGGGTATGATAGTATGTGCTTGTGCGGATATAGATTAGGCCAATGTTAAAATTGTGTGGTTTTTATTTAGGAAATGTAGTTTCATTGAATGTAGTGCTACGCCCAGTTGATGAAAACTAAAGTGTGTTGGCATATTCAGCTATGTACGAGTTTAATGATACATATGAATGTACATAAGAGAATATCTATACGACTTGCTTTTAGTGTGTTATGATTGGTTGTGTCACGAGTTATACAGGTGAATTTGTAGATGGAAACAGTTAACTTGAAAGATGTGTTGTACACACGGAGTGACGACGGTGTTGATTATGGAGATGTTGCTTCTCTGACCGATGACGACATATTAAGAAAGGTATTTCCAATGGaagaagatgcatatgatttCTACTAGAAGTTGGGTAAGTTTCATGGTTTTGGAATTCGAAAGGGGAAATGTTAAAGGACGGAGGAGGGAACCTAATTAAGCGAAGATATTTTTGCAATAGAGAAGGGTTCAGACATAAGAAACATTACAATCGGGTGGATAGACCCTACAAACCGGAAACAAGGACAAATTGTGAGGTAAGGATGTGCATATATCTTGACAGAAGCAATAACATCTGGAGGGTGAAAAAGGTTATCATGAAGCACAACCATGCGCTGACACATCATGGCATAGTCCACCTAAATCCAAATTTTTGGTCCATGATAGAATTGGCAAAAGCTCAAATAAATGGGATGCAAGAGTGTGAAATTTCGACGTCGAAGACGATGCAATTCCTAGCTGGCAAGGTCAGAGGGTATTCACTAGTTGGTTTTCTGAAGAAGGATGCTTATAACTACGTTGACAGCAGGAGGCATGCTAGAATAGCCGACGGGGATGCGAACTTGGCTATAGTGTACCTGGAGGGAAAAGTTGTGCCAACCCGATGTCTGTGGAAAGCTATAATGTTACTGTGGATGACATGCTTGCTAATTTATTCTGGCAGACGGTGGAAGTGGGCTTGACTATCAGTATTTGGCGATGTCCTTGCATTCGACTAACATGTAAGAAGAATAAATACAATAGGTCGTTGGTGATTTTCTCTGGCTGCAACAATCACAAGCAAACTTGTATATTTGGCTTTGGGTTGGTATTAGATCATAGCATCGCATCATATACATGGCTGCTAGAGAATTTTTTGGAGGTTATGTGCAACAAGGTGTCATCGGTTGTTGTTACTGATGGAGATGATTCCATCCGGGAGGCTGttcgaaaatttttttcaaaGGCAATCCGTCGACTTTGTGCATGGCACATTGAGAAGAATATTACATCTAACGTCAAGGATGTGGCTTTAGCCAGCTAATTCAATAGGTGGTTGTATGCAGACATGGAGGTCGATGACTTTGAGACCGAGTGGGCCGAAGCAGCGGTTGAGTATGGATTGAATGGTACCTTGTGGGGGAACTAGGTGTATGGAAAGAGGGATATGTGGGCCAACGCATTCTTGCGTGATAAGTTTTGTGCCGGGTTTAGGACAACATCGCAGTGTAAGGGCATTAATAGCGTTGTGAAGAAGTTTCTTCAATCTAAACACACAATGCTCGAATTTGTCCAAAACCTTGAGCTGCTTCTTCGAGGGTTTAGAAATAACAAGTTACTATCTCAATTCAGGTCAATCTATGGTGACCGGGTCTTGACGACATTGTTGGACTCCCTAGAAGGGTTTGCTGCTAGAGTGTATACCCGAACTATTTTCAACGATGTGAAGAAGGAAATTGAAGCCGTTGTCTCTGTTAACTTTGTAGGGATTCGGCGGTCGCTTACCACCAAAGTGTACATAGTGGAAGAATACGGACACCCAAACTGGCATATTGTGGTCTTATGTGACAAGAATATGAAAAGGTTGTAGTGTGACTATTACTTTTGGGACATGTACGGATACTCATGTAAGCATATGTTCTTCGTCATGAAACACAAACATGTGATGGAAGTCCTGAAGCGGTTGGTGTTAAAGCAATTGACGAAAGATGCAAAAAATATTGGCGAATATGTAGAGAAAAAATATGATGATAATAACcgaaaatgtaaaaatataaaatgtaatggttataaaaaaagttaaggtactttattttattttattttattttatatttgtttgttaATTAGTAAACAGAGAAATAATATAAATGTAGATTTCATTAATTTTGGGAATTCTTGATTATAATGTGATTATTTTTGTAtagatttaataaataatttaaatattaatattaacgaatattttttatttacaaaaatgaacaattattatgaatttataaaaaatattttaaggtattttttatgataattatgaaggataataatattattgtatgttattttattttttatttatgagtgTACTTATATTATTTAAACTAGTAAGTAAATAGTATAAtatgatatatttattttattttttatttatgtaaattagtgcaatcaaattattattatattttttattaaataattatttgttataatgaataaatttatttaatgaataaatgtatttaatagatatatttaatgaataaatatatttatttaattaaattagtacaattaaataatttattttttaaaattaatagatATATTTAATAAATGAACATATTTTTGTTGTACCAGTTTAATAGAAATCTTATTGTTTGTAAACTAGATCTGTCAAAGATCAGACGTGGAGCCCAATGGTAAAAGACGCTTTACGAGAAATGGGATTCTACCATGGTTTTAGATTGGGGTGATCAGAGGAGTTTACTCTTTACTATCTGCTTTGGTAGAAAGGTAGAGGCCAGAGACTCACACATTTATATTGCTAGAGACTCAAATTGTAGTCAACTCCTCTACATATAGTGTAACATCTAATTGCTGTGACGACTGACTTTCTAAAACTATATTCCATTTCAATCCTAAACTCTTCATTTTCAGGATCAGCAATACCTACAGAAAGCAGAAATCATCATTCATTGATCcatccaaaatataaattaagaaaaacatattattcactcatcacatacatatatttgcatatttcaaGAATTGCATGGCGTCAAGATCCAAGTTACGCACGCATAAAAGGTGGAACGTGCAATGATTGActaactcaatttgaaaacagaattagttaggatctcatctaaatttagaaatagaataactaattattctcaaatctcatttaatattctcaattatcatactattattatatttttggtgttagtaaaaaatataataatattccatctgaattaatataattatttatttgatcaaatcaaaataataattaactaattctatagcaaagattagaacactcgttagtgtgtgaccccatagattcaatactaagcgggtagtaaattagtcatactaaatttactaatcaaggttggtgtctagcaacactcctcaacgacccaatagtatgaagtaatatatttttactaagaaccttagaagaacaaagtataattccttccatctttccagctcttggttaacccttaaagtatggtttaattgtcaaactctaactcgttactattattataatgaactgtgaatgacctaagaaactcatttcttcattcattcaattttcttgtccaaggttttattcatcccagtcattataatcatagagctcaaactctttgccgagagttgacggattccttattgactaatcattaattctacaagtatttaaattatattcaatatccattcaactagtacCCTATGGTATTAGGTGTccagaatcaaagtataataaatacattgttaattactatgatagtcgcaggtcaaaggaaactctattactatgttcatcttgagaatatcctattgacaaatatgcggtaattataaccattaggaattctcagagtgagccagttcaatggtcatatccctatatgcaccatctatatatataatttaataaatgagatctattaatcttcatacAATGAAgaccattttatatatatatatatatatatatatatatatatatatatatattgatctttccgaattattaatgtcctttttattaatcctatgaccaagaacaatttagattaaattataaaagatttatctctcaatattatgatcactatcacaatgataaatctctaaatttaatcaaggaccttattatattaacatttaatataataacaataacaaattatttgacacatgattgattggattgtggtcatactacttattcccaacatatatatatatctatatatatatatatatatatatatatatatatatatatatatatttgaggaTTTAAATTGGTTGTGTCTCTGGTGGCCGTGGTTATGGTGGCTAACGGTGACTAACAGTTGACTTTCTAATTAAATGGTGACAAGTGGAGCGTTTTTAGTGTAGTTAAGTTATCTTGACAAAATTAAAGACGGTCAAATTTTATTGTTTTACTGTAGGGATACGATGGCTATTACATAGAAAAAATAGCATCGGATCTACCGTAGAAAGTCTCAGTTTCTTCATCAACCAGATGGCATCTCTACGGAGACATTCGACAAGGACAAGGACTGAAGGACCGCAACAGAGAAATGAGGACTTCAATAGTAACAGCAGTGACATAGCACACCCAGGAATGGAAATTCATGAAGCACCTATGTCGAAGCACATTCGGCGGAAGAGAGTCAAGTTACCATAGATGCACCACTAATGGTCTGCTCCCGCGTGAAGATCCGTTGAGAGGGAGCTAGAGATCAAAATGTATTACAATATTGGAGGGGTTACCGTTTGGATACCGGGTCGGGTGTTCAGGTTATGATTAATTTCTAGTATGGGTCGGGTTTGGTGAAGACCTTGtccaggaaaaaaaaaaaacaagtgttGCAGGTAGCTATGGTTGAACAGTTGAGAGTGTAATAGTGAGAGAATGAAGAAGAGTTgtataaaatttctatttttttattttttaacataaatttgCATCATTTAAAAACTTATCGAgaaagtataggaagccaatggcttaagcgtacaatgtgtacaatggaggtttagaaagtattagagatatgaccattaatGTTACACTGTAATGTCAAGTTATGTTTTTGGGATGAGTAGGTTCATaatatggtattagagttctagatccgaaaggtcaagagttcgattcttggtgaaccccaaaatatgagatgtttattatccctggtatccggatggttattctggataatatgggtgatgttcattttattcatagaccaaagatttagcccattatacacattatacGCTTAGGTCATTGGCTCCCTAACACTATTCAAATTTATCAACTGCCATGTGTTTATCGTCCTTGCTTAATATTCGCGATTAACAATACAGaagtcaaagaaaaaaaattctttttatttacgtgtaaaaaaataattgtagCAACTAACATAGACATTATAGTCACACTAAATTTGTGGCCACCACAGATTGCACCATTTAAATTTGGGTGCAGCTCCTATTGAGATAGATGATACTGCCATTAGGTTTCGGctgtctaaaaaaaatttttttttttttaacaccaCACACCCATATACACTCATATACACTACTACTATTATGAGTTCTATAGCCTCTTGAGCTTAGTGAAGGTTCGAACTTTTGTGAGCTCCTTATGAGATAGCAAATTCTACcattaactccaataaaaaactaaaattcggcttagaaaaaaagaaaaaaaaaggtccaACGAAAAGTGGGCCTTTAAAGGCCATACTTACAAAATGGACAATGAAAAACATTCAAAATGTTGCTAATAATcatctcttctctttttctttctttacacAATTTTGTGAGAGTCTAAAAGATGGGTTCACCTCAGTCTTTACTTTATAGTATTCAATTCCAGCGATTCGAAACTCAATATTCGACCGATTGCTTAGATTAAATCTTAAAGGAGATTTCCGAAAAATTAATCCAGAATTCTTTATAGAaggaatcaaagatggatggcTCTCTTCCGAGCAAACaggataccaaaaaaaaaaaaaagctgtcGGAATTAGTCACATGACTTTAGACGTGATGAAATCTGAAGTATAAAGCAATCCGAATCCGACTCTTCTGAATCATTATTTGACTATTCTGCAAAATAGAGGAAACGTGTCATGCCCAAAGGTATGACAGCAAATTTCATCAcatgtagaaaaaaaaaatcatcactgTAGCGTTGGCCCATCTATTTGGTTGAATCACAGTACTAGAACGGATGGGAATAGAATAGAAGATGAGCTGGCCTGTCTGGAAGATGCCTCTACTAACATTTGTAACTTTGAAATAATCTTgggttaatttagtaattaatttaccAATTTGTTTAACCAAATATcaagaatttaaattttgtgtatatagtaattaattagtctgcaataaatttttaaataaattttaatctcgGGTGCATTCAATAGGAGACCACATGGTTTAACCAAACTTCCAAATGGATTACTTACGATACATGATATATGTAAGTAAtcttagtaatttttatttaaaaaaaaaaagtacaaaaggGGAATTACAACTATAAATGCCTAATTATTTCTAAGAGGGAAGTGTAAGTTCCAAATGCTGCAATTGCAACTCCTACTAACACTATGGAATAATTGACGACCATTTCACATCCCAATTTCCCATAAGTTCCAGAAATCTTCAAGTAGCAAACACATGGCACTAGGAATGAAGCAGAGACACTTAACAATGCACCAACAAGGGACATTAGGTACCCAAAAAATGGAACAGTGAGTGCAACAACAACAGTGGTGAAGAGCAATATGCTACTAATTAGTATATGTGTGAGCTTTGGCCTTTTGCTGTAGTGATTTGGAAGCACGCTTTTTACGGCATCCACAATTGGCCTTAGCATGAGAGCATATTTGGTTATGGGGTTAACTAAAGTTGTGTATATTGCCACTTTTGAACTGAGTTTTTCTTTTGGAAGGTTCAGAGTTATTTCTGATTCAACCTCTGATCCAAACATTAAGTATCCCAAAACTGCTGTTGCTGCATATACTAAAGTGCACAATGTGAAGCACACCAGCAACACCTGTAACAGAATGTCAATTATAGTGTGAAGATGTAAATTCATACCGAAAATATAGATATTCATGTTAGACtataaaattattatctaacaatACTAGTAATACTTTTGATACTCGAGGGATTTGGTGTTGCTCATATTTTGCAAGAGATGCTTACTTATACTCCGACAGCATCTAGGGTTCCTCGAACAATGTGATATCTCACACCGGTAAATCCTTAACCCTTCCCCCTCTTACTAAGACTACAGACACATCTAACTGTTTTCGGCCACAGAAATGTTTGGTAACTAAAGAAAATTAGCCAAAAACAGTCATAATTtgccttatttaacatttattaattgttgcaacaattaatgaaatgctaaataaaacaagttttggcttttttttttttgtctctcaaGCATTATCACAgaaatatatgtatatactctGTTTCCTTCAATTAAATTCTACTTAACAGCGAGTTAAGCAATGAAATTACtggttaaaaacaaaaaaaaaaatttcttacatttgagaattgatgcttgttcttcaTGGAAGTGTAGAGACTTGGAAAGACAGGGTGAGAACTGTAACAAAATGCATACAAGCTAACTGCAGCAGGAACTCCCTTCCAATTAAAGAGTACTCCTTTGCTATGAAGTTTTGTTCCATCAATTGTACCATTCCACAACAATGAACATAGAAATATAATTGATGCTAAGGCCCCAGTTGCTGACACATATGATAGAAGCTTGCTTAGATCTTCCAACCATACCGTTGGGAGAATAATCAGTGCTGAAAGTAGAACAAAACAATGTGTTCCAGTAATTCTCAATCCTCCAATATCCACATGAAAATGAGATATTAATTTGTTCAAGTTATCTCCTTCAAGAATTAAGTACCCTGTTATGACCAAATAAAGTTCACAATTCATTGCAATGTTTACAAGTAACCTTCCTTTGTCTCCAAATGCTCTTTGACCAATGTCAGGAAGAGATTCAATAGTGGAATCTTTGTCCATGCACCTTTTGATTAATAAGCCTGTGTAGCATGCTGCTATGGATATGATGAACAAAAATATTAAGCTTAACCAACCTCCTGAGGCTAATGCAAATGGTATAGACACTATACCAATTCCTGAAATCCAACAAGTATTAGTTAAAGAAGGTTGTTATATTGAAATTGtagaaatgaaaatattttattaaaaataaaaaaatattagagactattagaattattatttttaaccatttaattagtcattaatatttaagagtatggaataaaatatattattaaattattaaactaaaagaactaaactaaaaaaactgagttgatggttaaggaattgtcataaacaataaattttttataatttcttaatatttCTCTAAAAAGAATTATATATAGTAGTTGAACTTTGTATTGATGGTAATAGATTtacattgttttattttttggccACCTTGTTGGATTCCTcaccaaattttataatttattgataagtatatgaactctttttttttttttatcaagcaTTATTGAAGATAAAGGGCCTAAGA contains:
- the LOC112702782 gene encoding amino acid transporter AVT1I, which encodes MESLSTTTSPSSNNNGGGTTSFAKTCFHGVNGISGIGIVSIPFALASGGWLSLIFLFIISIAACYTGLLIKRCMDKDSTIESLPDIGQRAFGDKGRLLVNIAMNCELYLVITGYLILEGDNLNKLISHFHVDIGGLRITGTHCFVLLSALIILPTVWLEDLSKLLSYVSATGALASIIFLCSLLWNGTIDGTKLHSKGVLFNWKGVPAAVSLYAFCYSSHPVFPSLYTSMKNKHQFSNVLLVCFTLCTLVYAATAVLGYLMFGSEVESEITLNLPKEKLSSKVAIYTTLVNPITKYALMLRPIVDAVKSVLPNHYSKRPKLTHILISSILLFTTVVVALTVPFFGYLMSLVGALLSVSASFLVPCVCYLKISGTYGKLGCEMVVNYSIVLVGVAIAAFGTYTSLLEIIRHL